DNA sequence from the Cucurbita pepo subsp. pepo cultivar mu-cu-16 chromosome LG06, ASM280686v2, whole genome shotgun sequence genome:
AGCCCAATTTACAAAAGTcgcctccctctctctctcaatccGTCAGTGTTATTTTCTCCctttgattgattttgaaattccattttttttttcctcggaagcgtttctctctctagaattCATGACGGTATGTTCTCGTTTGATTTCTGCGTCTTAAGtttattattacaattttgattttttctttgatgtGCTTTCCGATCGGTTCGAGTTTTCGTTTTTTTGATTCGATTCGCCacttttgatttgtttattcatttgattttgttaaagaTTGTTCAATTCTGCgtttctagattttttttattcgttTTCCTGAGGTTGATGTTGATTGATTCTGGATTAGTTATATTGGGCAGAAATCTGGATTTTTGTgcaagattaattaatttcttggAGGTCGTTTCTGAATGAATAATTCTGACAGCTGCATTCAAATATGTGACGTAGTTGGAGTAATTGATGTTGGAGGCAACTTTTTAATTGgtctattttgttttgtttgattgagtAATATcgatattttcaaaatctgtTGCTATAAAGCAATGTTGTATGGTAATAAATGATGGTTGTTAGATTCGTAGTCCGATTGGTAAGGTAAGCCATCAGATTCACCGAGGGTACATcttgtttgttctttctttttgtaggaCAAAGGTCGGCCATTGCCAAAGTTTGGTGAGTGGGATGTTAATGATCCGACATCAGCTGAGGGGTTCACCGTGATTTTTAACAAAGCTAGGGATGAGAAGAAAACAGGCGGCAAACCTGATTCACCTGGGAAAGTTGATGCACAGGGCCGGTCTGGAGCGGATCCTGCCAAGGCACCGCCTGTGAGATACATTCAtaatcctttttcttttgtgctATTGAATGGTGGTTATAGCTAGCATCTCTATTGATATTAAAGTAGCTGGCATCTAAATAGTCCTTCTTTTGCATCTTTGGACAATTGTTTGGTTTATTACTGTCAATGAATTTCTGAGAGTGTTTGCTTCTGATAGTGTgggtgtgtatatatatgtgcaTATATCTGGGTTGAGCTCTGTTCGAACTCTTGGGAAGTATCTTAATTTGGAATTAAAACGTGCTGGTTAAGTACCTAGAATTAAGCTTTAAGGAGAGATGAAACATGATATCACACCATTTAAtgtaacaaaatttgaatctctttGATTTTATATACCTTGTTAGGTACTTTATGTTCATGAAACATGAATTccctagtttttttttttaatctttgagAGGGCTCTGGTTCTTGTTCCATAAATGTAGGCTGTCGAATGTAATGACTCGACCTCAGTTCTTGTTGCATAAATGATTAATCTGCAATGTTACCTTACATATTGTATTTACAAGTTTTATTTGGCCTTTTTTCCCCTCATGTGGATGATTATCAGAAGAAATGGCTTTGCTGTATCCAAAGTCTCTTTGATTTTATATACCTTGTTAGGCACTTTATGTTCATGAAACATGAATTTcctagttttttttatctttgagAGGGCTCTGGTTCTTGTTGCATAAATGTAGGCCGTCGAATGTAATGACTCGACCTCAGTTCTTGTTGCATAAATGATTAATCTGCAATGTTACCTTACATATTGTATTTACAAGTTTTATTTGGCCTTTTTTGCCCCTTCGTGTGGATGATTATCAGAAGAAATGGCTTTGCTGTATCCAAAGTCCCCCTGCTGAATCTTGAGAAGGATTCGTTTAGAAGCCTTGgttgaaaaacaatattattctGTAATTGTGCTACTTTGGCTTCTCAAAGACGATGAACTTTTCATGGAGCCCTAATGTTCCTGCTAAATCTTATGCAATTTCATGTAAAGCAGAG
Encoded proteins:
- the LOC111797108 gene encoding uncharacterized protein LOC111797108 isoform X2 encodes the protein MTDKGRPLPKFGEWDVNDPTSAEGFTVIFNKARDEKKTGGKPDSPGKVDAQGRSGADPAKAPPKKWLCCIQSPPAES
- the LOC111797108 gene encoding uncharacterized protein LOC111797108 isoform X1, with product MTDKGRPLPKFGEWDVNDPTSAEGFTVIFNKARDEKKTGGKPDSPGKVDAQGRSGADPAKAPPKKWLCCIQSLFDFIYLVRHFMFMKHEFPSFFYL